The Actinomadura sp. WMMB 499 genome includes a window with the following:
- a CDS encoding ABC transporter permease, with product MTVTRAAPAAERAPRLRRFEMAPIRGVWRHEFALYKRYWASQSFASMVEPTFFLLCFGYGFGSMVAVIGNFRYLDFVATGVVGTAALFTSVFPGMFNGYIRRVFQHTYDGMLAAPVDVHELVTAEASWIAAKSAVYSCTPLVVALFFGLDPAFGMLLVPLATFFTALGFGLFGMWASSVVPSINSFDYVITGVVTPLFLIAGTFFPVDALPGWAETAAKLNPLYHCVQLVRHMVFGLEPLADLVHLGVLAAFAALMWVLAVRGMRRKLID from the coding sequence ATGACCGTCACACGCGCCGCGCCGGCGGCGGAGCGCGCGCCGCGGCTGCGCAGGTTCGAGATGGCGCCGATCCGGGGTGTCTGGCGGCACGAGTTCGCGCTGTACAAGCGGTACTGGGCGTCGCAGTCGTTCGCGTCGATGGTGGAGCCGACGTTCTTCCTGCTGTGCTTCGGCTACGGGTTCGGGTCGATGGTCGCGGTGATCGGCAACTTCCGGTACCTGGACTTCGTGGCGACGGGCGTGGTGGGGACGGCGGCGCTGTTCACGTCGGTGTTCCCGGGGATGTTCAACGGCTACATCCGGCGGGTGTTCCAGCACACCTACGACGGGATGCTGGCGGCGCCGGTGGACGTGCACGAGCTGGTCACCGCGGAGGCGTCGTGGATCGCGGCGAAGTCGGCGGTGTACTCGTGCACACCGCTGGTCGTGGCGCTGTTCTTCGGCCTGGATCCGGCGTTCGGGATGCTGCTGGTGCCGCTCGCGACGTTCTTCACCGCGCTCGGCTTCGGCCTGTTCGGGATGTGGGCGTCGTCGGTCGTGCCGTCGATCAACTCGTTCGACTACGTGATCACGGGCGTGGTGACGCCGCTGTTCCTGATCGCGGGGACGTTCTTCCCCGTGGACGCGCTGCCGGGCTGGGCGGAGACCGCGGCGAAGCTGAACCCGCTGTACCACTGCGTGCAGCTGGTGCGGCACATGGTGTTCGGGCTCGAACCGCTCGCCGACCTCGTCCACCTGGGCGTTCTGGCGGCGTTCGCGGCGCTGATGTGGGTGCTCGCGGTGCGGGGCATGCGGCGCAAGCTCATTGACTGA
- a CDS encoding ABC transporter ATP-binding protein, which yields MTLQRAPEEVEAGPAAAISLRGVVKRFGDFTAVDGLDLEVPSGVCLGLLGPNGAGKSTTMKMLTAQAVPTEGTIEVLGFPVPRESKRARAAMGVVPQQDNLDEELTAQENLEVFAHLYRVPRGERRRAVDDALAIAHLTERRATKVDDLSGGMRRRLLIARGLVHRPRLVLLDEPTVGLDPQVRAELWGLIDGLRARGTTVLMSTHYIEEAERLADECALMSHGRVIARGTPGELVAEYAGERVVEHYGPPDRLAEVERLARGADLPTRRTGPSVSVLKAETIAPSLEDELGPGGVRRAANLEDVFVVLTGESVE from the coding sequence ATGACCTTGCAACGAGCGCCGGAGGAGGTCGAGGCCGGGCCCGCGGCGGCGATCAGCCTGCGGGGCGTGGTGAAACGGTTCGGCGACTTCACAGCGGTGGACGGGCTCGATCTGGAGGTGCCGTCCGGCGTCTGCCTGGGGCTGCTCGGCCCGAACGGGGCCGGGAAGTCGACGACGATGAAGATGCTGACGGCGCAGGCCGTGCCGACCGAGGGGACGATCGAGGTGCTGGGGTTCCCGGTGCCTCGGGAGTCCAAGCGCGCGCGGGCCGCGATGGGGGTCGTCCCCCAGCAGGACAACCTCGACGAGGAGCTGACCGCCCAGGAGAACCTGGAGGTGTTCGCGCACCTGTACCGGGTGCCGCGCGGGGAGCGGCGGCGGGCGGTGGACGACGCGCTGGCGATCGCGCACCTGACCGAGCGCCGGGCGACGAAGGTGGACGACCTGTCGGGCGGCATGCGGCGGCGGCTGCTGATCGCGCGGGGCCTGGTGCACCGGCCGCGGCTGGTGCTGCTGGACGAGCCGACCGTGGGCCTGGACCCGCAGGTGCGGGCCGAGCTGTGGGGGCTGATCGACGGGCTGCGGGCGCGGGGCACGACGGTGCTGATGTCGACGCACTACATCGAGGAGGCCGAGCGGCTGGCGGACGAGTGCGCGCTGATGTCGCACGGCCGGGTGATCGCCCGGGGGACGCCCGGCGAGCTGGTCGCCGAGTACGCGGGCGAGCGGGTCGTGGAGCACTACGGTCCGCCGGACCGGCTGGCCGAGGTGGAGCGGCTCGCGCGCGGGGCGGACCTGCCGACGCGGCGGACGGGCCCGTCGGTGTCGGTGCTGAAGGCCGAGACGATCGCGCCGTCGCTGGAGGACGAGCTGGGGCCGGGCGGCGTCCGCCGCGCGGCCAATCTGGAGGACGTGTTCGTGGTGCTGACCGGGGAGAGCGTCGAATGA